Proteins from one Neodiprion fabricii isolate iyNeoFabr1 chromosome 5, iyNeoFabr1.1, whole genome shotgun sequence genomic window:
- the LOC124183388 gene encoding piggyBac transposable element-derived protein 4-like: MDKWMTNVSYDDMELGDDMEFSSDSDLSEMFGEAGYKGRIPNECNKKRRLLSSSSESDSENIEELPDIDPRQFLWSTQNLAAKVFDFDENLLGIKANIDDKSSILEIFQLFISENMVEHIVRESNAYYTTKTISSKHSRLLAWKNTTVTEMYRFFALSMLMSRVKKVSIEEYWSTDELLRTESFPRIMTKDRYKSLLQMLHFHDNNETTNQDVLIKIRSIIDKLRNSFSRAFYPYKYLCIDESLLLFKGRCFFKQYIPSKRSRSGIKSFVICDCHTGYIQDFIVYCGARTDITNNNLAEIGKSGNIVMTLMEPYLNKGHVLVTDNWYSSPALFSLLHHNRTHAFGTVKKNRRGMPNISNKLCKGEVAFKSTDKLLALKWMDKREVLMLSSYHSAEFIETKRNDVKTGRPILKPTVVVDYNRVMGAVDKTDMILNSINTIRKTLKWYKKLFFHMVDLSIYNTFILYKITSKKNITFAKFHLRLIREILLKYSNTNICNNKSGGQTASKDDMLRLISTHFPSKYINPTGKRRNGRRKCVVCRKHKKRTETQFECKECEVGLCIEPCFKLYHTKEHY, encoded by the coding sequence ATGGACAAATGGATGACAAATGTGAGCTACGATGATATGGAACTTGGGGATGATATGGAGTTTTCATCGGATTCTGACCTGTCTGAAATGTTTGGAGAAGCTGGATACAAAGGTAGAATTCCAAATGAATGTAATAAAAAGCGCCGCCTACTGTCAAGTAGTTCGGAATCTGATTCTGAAAACATTGAGGAATTACCAGACATCGATCCGCGGCAATTTCTTTGGAGCACACAAAATTTGGCTGCAAAAGTtttcgattttgatgaaaaccTACTAGGAATTAAAGCAAATATTGACGATAAATCGTCAATATTAGAAATCTTTCAGCTTTTCATTTCGGAAAATATGGTTGAACATATTGTAAGAGAAAGCAATGCTTATTATACCACGAAAACTATAAGCAGTAAGCACTCACGATTGTTGGCATGGAAAAATACAACAGTTACCGAAATGTATAGATTCTTTGCTCTGTCGATGTTAATGTCAAGAGTAAAAAAAGTATCAATAGAAGAATATTGGTCAACCGACGAGTTATTACGAACGGAAAGTTTTCCAAGAATAATGACAAAAGACAGGTATAAATCTCTATTACAAATGCTACATTTTCATGATAACAATGAAACAACAAATCAAGACGTGCTAATAAAAATTCGGAGCATCATCGACAAACTgcgaaattctttttcacgaGCATTTTACCCATACAAGTATTTATGCATCGACGAAAGTTTGCTGCTTTTCAAAGGACGATGTTTCTTCAAGCAGTATATACCTTCGAAACGAAGCAGATCTGGCATCAAGTCGTTTGTTATTTGTGACTGTCATACTGGATATATTCAAGATTTTATTGTCTATTGTGGAGCGCGCACGGATATAACTAACAATAATTTAgcagaaattggaaaatcaGGAAATATTGTCATGACGTTGATGGAACCGTATCTAAATAAGGGTCATGTTTTAGTTACCGATAACTGGTATTCAAGCCCGgcattattttctctcttacaTCACAATAGGACACATGCATTTGGAACCGTGAAGAAAAATAGACGTGGAATGCCTAATATATCCAATAAATTATGCAAAGGCGAAGTTGCATTTAAATCTACGGATAAACTATTAGCACTAAAATGGATGGACAAAAGGGAAGTGCTAATGTTATCAAGTTATCATTCTGCTGAATTtatagaaacaaaaagaaatgatGTTAAAACGGGAAGACCAATTCTAAAACCAACTGTCGTAGTGGACTATAATCGCGTTATGGGAGCAGTCGATAAAACGGatatgattttgaattccatTAATACTATTCGTAAAACTCTAAAATGgtataagaaattatttttccacatGGTGGACCTTTCGATTTACAATACTTTCATACTTTACAAAATTACGTCCAAAAAGAATATAACATTTgcgaaatttcatttacgTCTCATTCGAGAAATTCTacttaaatattcaaatacaaatatatgtaacAATAAGTCTGGAGGCCAAACTGCGTCCAAAGATGATATGTTACGTTTGATTTCAACACATTTTCCATCCAAATATATCAATCCCACAGGAAAGCGGCGGAACGGTCGGCGGAAATGTGTGGTTTGCAGAAAACACAAAAAGCGTACCGAAACACAATTTGAATGTAAAGAATGTGAAGTTGGTTTATGTATTGAACCCTGCTTTAAATTGTACCACACAAAGGaacattattaa